A window of the Acidovorax sp. YS12 genome harbors these coding sequences:
- the gabD gene encoding NADP-dependent succinate-semialdehyde dehydrogenase — protein MLNLQDASLLRTQCLIDGQWVGAVDSGQTIAVTNPATGAHIATVPRFGAAQARQAIEAANRAWPAWRARTAKERAALLRRWYELILANQEDLARIMTTEQGKPLAEARGEIAYAASFIEWFSEEGKRVYGDTIPAPLGSQRIVVTKEPIGVCAAITPWNFPAAMITRKAGPALAAGCTMVVKPASQTPLTALALAVLAERAGIPAGVLSVVTGAAGEIGTELATNPLVRKLTFTGSTEVGRTLMQQSAATIKKVSMELGGNAPFIVFEDADLDAAVEGALVSKYRNAGQTCVCANRLYVHAKVYDAFAQKLVAAVQAMPVGDGLQDGVRIGPLIDAKAVAKVQEHIADAVAKGARVLAGGKPHALGQSFFEPTVLAGVTQDMAVAREETFGPLAPLFRFETEDEVVAMANDTEFGLASYFYARDLGRVWRVAERLEYGMVGVNTGLISNEVAPFGGVKQSGVGREGSHYGIEDYLVVKYINMAGI, from the coding sequence ATGCTGAATTTGCAAGATGCTTCGCTGCTGCGCACGCAGTGCCTGATCGACGGCCAATGGGTGGGCGCGGTGGATTCCGGGCAGACCATCGCCGTCACCAACCCGGCCACGGGCGCGCACATCGCCACCGTGCCGCGCTTCGGCGCCGCGCAGGCGCGCCAGGCCATCGAGGCGGCGAACCGCGCCTGGCCCGCCTGGCGCGCGCGCACCGCCAAGGAGCGCGCGGCGCTGCTGCGCCGCTGGTACGAGCTGATCCTGGCGAACCAGGAAGACCTGGCGCGCATCATGACCACCGAGCAGGGCAAGCCCCTGGCCGAGGCGCGCGGCGAGATCGCCTACGCCGCCTCGTTCATCGAGTGGTTCTCCGAGGAAGGCAAGCGCGTCTATGGCGACACCATTCCGGCGCCCCTGGGCAGCCAGCGCATCGTCGTCACCAAGGAGCCCATCGGCGTGTGCGCAGCCATCACGCCGTGGAACTTCCCGGCCGCGATGATCACGCGCAAGGCCGGCCCGGCGCTGGCGGCGGGCTGCACCATGGTGGTCAAGCCGGCCTCGCAGACGCCGCTCACCGCGCTGGCGCTGGCCGTGCTGGCCGAGCGCGCGGGCATTCCGGCGGGCGTGCTGTCGGTGGTGACGGGCGCGGCCGGCGAGATCGGCACCGAGCTGGCCACGAACCCGCTGGTGCGCAAGCTCACCTTCACGGGCTCCACCGAGGTCGGCCGCACGCTGATGCAGCAAAGCGCCGCCACCATCAAGAAGGTGTCGATGGAGCTGGGCGGCAACGCGCCCTTCATCGTGTTCGAGGACGCGGACCTGGACGCCGCCGTCGAGGGCGCGCTGGTCTCCAAGTACCGCAACGCGGGCCAGACCTGCGTGTGCGCCAACCGCCTGTACGTGCACGCCAAGGTGTACGACGCGTTCGCGCAGAAGCTGGTGGCCGCGGTGCAGGCCATGCCGGTGGGCGACGGCCTGCAGGACGGCGTCCGCATCGGCCCGCTGATCGACGCCAAGGCCGTGGCCAAGGTGCAGGAGCACATTGCCGACGCCGTGGCCAAGGGCGCGCGCGTGCTCGCGGGCGGCAAGCCGCATGCGCTGGGGCAGTCGTTCTTCGAGCCCACCGTGCTCGCCGGCGTGACGCAGGACATGGCCGTGGCGCGGGAGGAAACCTTCGGCCCGCTGGCCCCGCTGTTCCGCTTCGAGACCGAGGACGAAGTCGTGGCCATGGCCAACGACACCGAGTTCGGCCTGGCCAGCTACTTCTACGCGCGCGACCTGGGCCGCGTCTGGCGCGTGGCCGAGCGGCTGGAGTACGGCATGGTGGGCGTGAACACCGGCCTCATCTCCAACGAGGTGGCGCCGTTCGGCGGCGTCAAGCAGTCGGGCGTGGGGCGCGAGGGTTCGCACTACGGCATCGAGGACTATCTGGTCGTCAAGTACATCAACATGGCGGGGATCTGA
- a CDS encoding SDR family oxidoreductase, translating into MMYDFQDKTLLLTGANGGIGRAVAALFYAHGANLVLADLDHAGLEAFAHGLGGDVARRVAVLRMDAANPDDAQKAVDVAQARFGGIDHLVPSAGLYLAQPVQEMTDAQWRQTISINLDGVFYLTRRAIPHLQGGSAIVNLTSMAGHRGAFYNAHYSASKGGLMSLTRSLARELGPKTRVNAVSPGVIATPMTNDLIARRGQESVEQTPLKRLGQPGEIASVIGFLCSSAASFITGEVIHVNGGLYIAG; encoded by the coding sequence TTGATGTACGACTTTCAGGACAAGACGCTGCTGCTCACCGGCGCCAACGGCGGCATCGGCCGCGCCGTGGCGGCGCTTTTCTACGCCCATGGCGCCAACCTGGTGCTGGCCGACCTGGACCACGCGGGCCTGGAGGCCTTCGCCCACGGGCTGGGCGGCGATGTGGCCCGGCGCGTGGCCGTGCTGCGCATGGACGCCGCCAACCCCGATGACGCGCAAAAGGCCGTGGACGTGGCGCAGGCGCGCTTCGGCGGCATCGACCACCTCGTGCCCTCGGCCGGGCTGTACCTGGCGCAGCCGGTGCAGGAGATGACCGACGCGCAGTGGCGCCAGACGATTTCCATCAACCTCGACGGCGTGTTCTACCTCACGCGCCGCGCCATCCCGCACCTGCAGGGCGGCAGCGCCATCGTCAACCTGACTTCCATGGCGGGCCACCGCGGTGCGTTCTACAACGCGCACTACAGCGCGTCCAAGGGCGGGCTCATGAGCCTGACCCGCTCGCTGGCGCGCGAGCTGGGCCCGAAGACGCGGGTCAACGCCGTGTCGCCCGGCGTCATCGCCACGCCCATGACCAATGACCTCATCGCGCGGCGCGGCCAGGAGTCGGTGGAGCAGACGCCCCTCAAGCGCCTGGGCCAGCCCGGCGAGATCGCCAGCGTGATCGGCTTCCTGTGCAGCAGCGCGGCGAGCTTCATCACGGGCGAGGTCATCCACGTCAACGGCGGCCTCTACATCGCAGGCTGA
- the lpdA gene encoding dihydrolipoyl dehydrogenase — translation MSEHTFDLLVIGGGPGGYVAAIRAAQLGMKTALVEKAQLGGVCLNWGCIPTKALLRSADVLRMVRGAAQFGVKAQPPEADLPAMVARSRAVAAQLNKGVTGLLKKNGVKVFTGHARLQGGGAVAVTGEGGGAQVLRAAHTVLATGARARQLPQLPADGQSVWTYREALTPPACPKRLLIVGAGAIGIEFASFYRAVGAEVTVVEMAPRVLPLEDEEISAQVAASLQKDGIQVHTQVALEQATRVDGAWQLTLRPQGGGSALQAQADVVLVAAGIVGNVEDLGLDKTRVQVEKTHIVTDAQCRTAEPGVYAIGDVAGPPWLAHKASHEGVLCVEHIAGLHPHALDPRRVPACTYSHPQVASVGWTEAQARAAGRAVKVGKFPFSANGKAIAMGETKGFAKVVFDAASGELLGAHMVGEEVTEMIQGFAIAQSLETTEAELMATIVPHPTVSESMHEAVLAAYGRALHI, via the coding sequence ATGTCTGAGCACACTTTCGATCTGCTGGTCATCGGCGGCGGGCCGGGCGGCTACGTGGCCGCCATCCGCGCCGCGCAACTGGGCATGAAAACCGCGCTGGTGGAGAAAGCCCAACTGGGTGGCGTCTGCCTGAACTGGGGCTGCATTCCCACCAAGGCGCTGCTGCGCTCGGCCGACGTCCTGCGCATGGTGCGCGGCGCGGCGCAGTTCGGCGTCAAGGCGCAGCCGCCCGAGGCCGACCTGCCCGCCATGGTGGCGCGCTCGCGCGCCGTGGCGGCGCAGCTCAACAAGGGCGTCACCGGCCTACTGAAAAAGAATGGCGTCAAGGTCTTCACTGGCCATGCGCGCCTGCAGGGCGGCGGCGCGGTCGCCGTCACGGGCGAGGGCGGTGGCGCGCAGGTGCTGCGCGCCGCGCACACCGTGCTGGCCACGGGCGCACGGGCGCGCCAGCTGCCGCAGCTGCCCGCCGACGGCCAGAGCGTGTGGACCTACCGCGAGGCGCTCACGCCGCCCGCCTGCCCCAAGCGCCTGCTGATCGTGGGCGCCGGGGCCATCGGCATCGAGTTCGCCAGCTTCTACCGCGCCGTGGGGGCCGAGGTCACGGTGGTCGAGATGGCGCCGCGCGTGCTGCCGCTGGAGGACGAAGAAATTTCCGCCCAGGTGGCCGCCAGCCTGCAGAAAGACGGCATCCAGGTGCACACCCAGGTGGCGCTGGAGCAGGCCACGCGCGTGGATGGCGCGTGGCAGCTCACGCTGCGCCCGCAGGGCGGCGGCAGCGCGCTGCAGGCGCAGGCCGACGTGGTGCTGGTGGCCGCCGGCATCGTCGGCAACGTGGAAGACCTGGGCCTGGACAAGACCCGCGTGCAGGTGGAGAAGACCCACATCGTCACCGATGCGCAGTGCCGCACGGCCGAGCCCGGCGTGTACGCCATCGGCGACGTGGCCGGGCCGCCGTGGCTGGCGCACAAGGCCAGCCACGAGGGCGTGCTGTGCGTGGAGCACATCGCCGGCCTGCACCCGCACGCGCTGGACCCGCGCCGCGTGCCGGCCTGCACCTACAGCCACCCGCAGGTGGCCAGCGTGGGCTGGACCGAGGCGCAGGCCCGGGCGGCGGGGCGCGCCGTCAAGGTGGGCAAGTTCCCCTTCTCCGCCAACGGCAAGGCCATCGCCATGGGCGAGACCAAGGGCTTCGCCAAGGTGGTGTTCGATGCCGCCAGCGGCGAGCTGCTGGGCGCGCACATGGTGGGCGAGGAGGTGACCGAGATGATCCAGGGCTTCGCCATCGCGCAGAGCCTGGAGACCACCGAGGCCGAGCTCATGGCCACCATCGTGCCGCACCCCACGGTGTCCGAGTCCATGCACGAGGCCGTGCTGGCGGCCTATGGCCGGGCCCTGCATATCTGA
- a CDS encoding pyruvate dehydrogenase complex dihydrolipoamide acetyltransferase — protein sequence MATLLRMPEVAANATHATLAAWSKKEGELIAVGDCLAEVETDKAIVEISADSAAVMGQWLVQAGQEVEVGAPIAVLLAAGEAAADVQALLQAAGGVAAAPAAGAAPAVSGTPAPAAAAAPAAAPAGGGRLRASPLARRLAAQRGVDLSRLQGSGPGGRIVRIDVERAQAVAPAPAPVAAAPAAAPAGSGASAFTEVPHSSMRRTIARRLAESKSTIPHFYLTVECRMERLLALRAEINAAASRKISVNDFIVRAVAVALREVPQANVGWTETAMRQYAQADVAVAVSTDTGLITPIVRAADRKTLSQISAEIADLAARARAGQLRPEEYQGGSFSVSNLGMHGVGAFSAIINPPQAAILAVGASQHKPVVENGELKVGTVMACTLSVDHRAIDGALAAQWLAAFQRAIEAPLSMLI from the coding sequence ATGGCGACTTTGCTGCGAATGCCCGAGGTGGCGGCCAACGCCACCCACGCCACCCTGGCCGCGTGGTCGAAGAAGGAGGGCGAGCTGATCGCCGTGGGCGACTGCCTGGCCGAAGTGGAGACCGACAAGGCCATCGTCGAGATCAGCGCCGACAGCGCGGCCGTGATGGGCCAGTGGCTGGTGCAGGCAGGCCAGGAGGTGGAAGTGGGCGCGCCCATTGCCGTGCTGCTGGCTGCGGGCGAGGCGGCTGCCGATGTGCAGGCCTTGCTGCAGGCCGCGGGGGGCGTGGCCGCCGCGCCCGCTGCCGGGGCGGCGCCCGCCGTCTCCGGCACGCCTGCCCCAGCGGCCGCTGCGGCCCCTGCGGCGGCCCCGGCCGGTGGCGGCCGCCTGCGCGCCAGCCCGCTGGCGCGCCGCCTGGCGGCCCAGCGCGGCGTGGACCTGTCCCGGCTGCAGGGCAGCGGCCCCGGGGGGCGCATCGTCAGGATCGACGTGGAGCGCGCCCAGGCCGTCGCACCGGCCCCCGCGCCGGTGGCTGCGGCCCCGGCCGCCGCGCCGGCGGGCTCCGGCGCCAGCGCCTTCACCGAGGTGCCGCACTCCAGCATGCGCCGCACCATCGCCCGGCGCCTGGCGGAGAGCAAGTCCACCATCCCGCACTTCTACCTCACGGTGGAGTGCCGCATGGAGCGCCTGCTGGCGCTGCGCGCCGAGATCAACGCGGCCGCGAGCCGCAAGATCTCGGTCAACGACTTCATCGTGCGCGCCGTGGCCGTGGCCCTGCGCGAGGTGCCGCAGGCCAACGTGGGCTGGACCGAGACCGCCATGCGCCAGTACGCGCAGGCCGACGTGGCCGTGGCCGTGTCCACCGACACCGGCCTCATCACGCCCATCGTGCGCGCGGCCGACCGCAAGACGCTGTCGCAGATCAGCGCCGAGATCGCCGACCTGGCCGCGCGCGCCCGCGCCGGCCAACTGCGCCCCGAGGAATACCAGGGCGGCTCGTTCAGCGTGAGCAACCTGGGCATGCACGGCGTGGGCGCGTTCTCGGCCATCATCAACCCGCCACAGGCCGCCATCCTGGCGGTGGGCGCGTCGCAGCACAAGCCGGTGGTCGAAAACGGCGAACTCAAGGTGGGCACGGTAATGGCCTGCACGCTGTCGGTGGACCACCGCGCCATCGACGGCGCCCTGGCCGCGCAGTGGCTGGCCGCGTTCCAGCGCGCCATCGAGGCGCCCCTGTCCATGCTGATCTGA
- a CDS encoding VOC family protein, giving the protein MSMKMISPLEVGLGVRDLPRMRHFYENALGCQFVSEVAVPADKARQAALSDGGYIVVRLQTSYGERIKLLAPVNPPAAAATHGGPILDQPNACYLTFIVDDIDAAIARLQAHGAEFLTGPARVEVRPGTFLSFCRDPEGNVLELVQYADIHAYRPDLKNGSV; this is encoded by the coding sequence ATGTCGATGAAGATGATTTCCCCCCTCGAAGTGGGCCTGGGCGTGCGCGACCTGCCGCGCATGCGCCACTTCTACGAAAACGCGCTGGGCTGCCAGTTCGTGAGCGAAGTGGCCGTGCCGGCCGACAAGGCGCGCCAGGCGGCGCTGTCCGACGGCGGCTACATCGTGGTGCGCCTGCAGACCAGCTACGGCGAGCGCATCAAGCTGCTGGCGCCGGTCAATCCGCCCGCCGCCGCCGCCACGCACGGCGGCCCCATCCTGGACCAGCCCAACGCCTGCTACCTGACGTTCATCGTCGATGACATCGACGCCGCCATCGCGCGCCTGCAGGCGCACGGCGCGGAATTCCTCACCGGCCCCGCGCGCGTGGAAGTGCGTCCCGGCACCTTCCTGTCGTTCTGCCGCGACCCCGAGGGCAACGTGCTGGAGCTGGTGCAGTACGCCGACATTCACGCCTACCGGCCTGACCTGAAGAACGGGAGCGTGTGA
- a CDS encoding MFS transporter → MPLHTPLAPASDWVQLSTTDADWAQADPALLGALLAHMHIIRGFEECVLELAGEGLVHGPAHSSIGQEGGAAGSIVGLTTADQINGSHRGHHQFLSKALGHIAPQGIDPKAPLEGAVQQLLQRTLAEILGLDQGFCHGRGGSMHLQWVEAGALGTNAIVGGGVPLAAGAAWAHKHAGTDAVAVTYFGDGAVNIGSVLETMNLAAAWKLPLCFFIENNRYAVSTTVEESTAETRLSARGLAFNIPSWKVDGMDPLAVHLAMQEALAHMRAGKGPAVVEADVYRFFHQNGPFPGSAFGYRTKAEEQAWRARDPLALLAGRMQARGLLTADDAEALRQRVKDAMAQACAQLLEADPSGKPGKRRIRPELWPSPDFRDVGVRGDLQELQGLRAEEAATFTGKTEPRKFVDVVADVMARRMETDAGIVVMGEDVHRLKGGTNGATRGLRDRFPDRVLGTPISENAFAGLGGGLAMDGRYKPVVEFMYPDFMWVAADQVFNQIGKARHMFGGGFEVPLVLRTKVAMGTGYGSQHSMDPAGIFATSPGWRIVAASTPFDYVGLMNAALACKDPVLVIEHVDLYNGTGPAPVDDLDYIIPVGKAAVRRSGQAVTVLTYLSMVQHTLEAVEQTGIDAEVVDLRWLDRASLDWDTIEASIRKTNNVLIVEQGARGTSYGGWLADEIQRRCFDWLDQPVQRVTGAEASPSISKVLERAAAARTEEVVQGLQQVMRDQGRA, encoded by the coding sequence ATGCCATTGCATACCCCCCTGGCCCCCGCGAGCGACTGGGTCCAGCTCTCCACCACCGATGCGGACTGGGCGCAGGCCGACCCGGCGCTGCTGGGCGCGCTGCTGGCCCACATGCACATCATTCGCGGCTTCGAGGAATGCGTGCTGGAGCTGGCCGGCGAAGGCCTGGTGCACGGCCCCGCGCACTCCAGCATCGGCCAGGAGGGCGGCGCCGCCGGCTCCATCGTCGGCCTGACCACGGCCGACCAGATCAACGGCTCGCACCGCGGGCACCACCAGTTCCTCTCCAAGGCGCTGGGCCACATCGCCCCGCAGGGCATCGACCCCAAGGCGCCGCTGGAGGGCGCGGTGCAGCAACTGCTGCAGCGCACGCTGGCCGAAATTCTGGGGCTGGACCAGGGCTTCTGCCACGGCCGGGGCGGCTCCATGCACCTGCAGTGGGTCGAGGCCGGCGCTTTAGGCACCAACGCCATCGTGGGCGGCGGCGTGCCGCTGGCCGCCGGCGCGGCCTGGGCGCACAAGCATGCGGGCACCGACGCCGTGGCCGTGACCTACTTTGGCGACGGCGCCGTCAACATCGGCTCGGTGCTGGAGACCATGAACCTGGCGGCCGCCTGGAAGCTGCCGCTGTGCTTCTTCATCGAGAACAACCGCTACGCCGTCTCCACCACGGTGGAAGAGTCCACGGCCGAGACGCGCCTGTCGGCGCGCGGCCTGGCCTTCAACATCCCGAGCTGGAAGGTGGACGGCATGGACCCGCTGGCCGTGCACCTGGCCATGCAGGAGGCGCTGGCACACATGCGCGCGGGCAAGGGCCCGGCCGTGGTCGAGGCCGACGTGTACCGCTTCTTCCACCAGAACGGCCCCTTCCCCGGCAGCGCCTTCGGCTACCGCACCAAGGCCGAGGAGCAGGCGTGGCGTGCGCGCGACCCGCTGGCGCTGCTGGCCGGCCGGATGCAGGCGCGCGGCCTGCTCACCGCCGACGATGCCGAGGCGCTGCGCCAGCGCGTCAAGGACGCCATGGCCCAGGCCTGCGCCCAGCTGCTGGAGGCCGACCCCTCGGGCAAGCCCGGCAAGCGCCGCATCCGCCCCGAGCTCTGGCCCAGCCCCGACTTCCGCGACGTGGGCGTGCGCGGCGACCTGCAGGAGCTGCAGGGCCTGCGCGCCGAAGAAGCGGCCACGTTCACCGGCAAGACCGAGCCGCGCAAGTTCGTCGACGTGGTGGCCGACGTGATGGCCCGCCGCATGGAGACCGATGCGGGCATCGTCGTCATGGGCGAGGACGTGCACCGCCTCAAGGGCGGCACCAACGGCGCCACGCGCGGCCTGCGCGACCGCTTCCCCGACCGCGTGCTGGGCACGCCCATCAGCGAGAACGCCTTCGCCGGCCTGGGCGGCGGCCTGGCCATGGACGGGCGCTACAAGCCCGTGGTGGAGTTCATGTACCCCGACTTCATGTGGGTGGCGGCCGACCAGGTGTTCAACCAGATCGGCAAGGCGCGCCACATGTTCGGCGGCGGCTTCGAGGTGCCGCTGGTGCTGCGCACCAAGGTGGCCATGGGCACGGGCTACGGCTCGCAGCACTCCATGGACCCGGCGGGCATCTTCGCCACCAGCCCGGGCTGGCGCATCGTCGCGGCATCGACCCCGTTCGACTACGTGGGCCTGATGAACGCCGCGCTGGCCTGCAAGGACCCGGTGCTGGTGATCGAGCACGTGGACCTCTACAACGGCACCGGCCCCGCGCCCGTGGACGACCTGGACTACATCATCCCCGTGGGCAAGGCCGCGGTGCGCCGCAGCGGCCAGGCCGTGACGGTGCTGACCTACCTGTCGATGGTGCAGCACACGCTGGAAGCCGTGGAGCAGACCGGCATCGACGCCGAGGTGGTGGACCTGCGCTGGCTCGACCGCGCCAGCCTGGACTGGGACACCATCGAGGCCAGCATCCGCAAGACCAACAACGTGCTCATCGTCGAGCAGGGCGCGCGCGGCACCTCCTACGGCGGCTGGCTGGCCGACGAGATCCAGCGCCGCTGCTTCGACTGGCTGGACCAGCCCGTGCAGCGCGTGACCGGCGCCGAGGCCTCGCCCAGCATCTCCAAGGTGCTGGAGCGCGCCGCCGCCGCGCGCACCGAGGAAGTGGTGCAGGGCCTGCAACAAGTAATGCGCGACCAAGGCCGCGCCTGA
- a CDS encoding SDR family oxidoreductase, with protein MTTAPIPQGYPAAQPFTPASYPGLSGKVVLNTGAGSGIGRAMAHAFARHGAKLMLLDIDTAGLEQTRAQLREAFPGVEVHIVQASIADDVAVEQACAATEARFGRIDILLNNAGISMNKPSLELTPAEWRRAIDIDLSGVFYCAQAAGRRMVGQGGGVILSTASIWGLSTSANRLAYCAAKAGVVSLTKCLAAEWARHRIRVNAICPGYTHTALMDDLMDKGVIDGAELCGKTPMNRLGRPEEMAEAALYLASDAAAFITGHALVSDGGWLANGY; from the coding sequence ATGACGACCGCACCCATTCCCCAGGGCTACCCCGCGGCCCAGCCCTTCACCCCTGCCAGCTACCCCGGCCTGTCGGGCAAGGTGGTGCTGAACACCGGCGCGGGCAGCGGCATCGGCCGCGCCATGGCCCACGCCTTCGCGCGCCACGGCGCGAAGCTGATGCTGCTCGATATCGACACCGCCGGACTGGAGCAGACGCGCGCCCAGTTGCGCGAGGCCTTCCCGGGCGTGGAAGTGCACATCGTGCAGGCCTCTATCGCCGACGACGTGGCCGTGGAGCAGGCCTGCGCCGCCACCGAGGCGCGCTTCGGCCGCATCGACATCCTGCTGAACAACGCCGGCATCTCGATGAACAAGCCCTCGCTGGAGCTCACGCCCGCCGAGTGGCGCCGCGCCATCGACATCGACCTCTCGGGCGTCTTCTACTGCGCGCAGGCCGCCGGCCGGCGCATGGTCGGGCAGGGCGGCGGGGTGATCCTGAGCACCGCGTCGATCTGGGGGCTGTCCACCTCGGCCAACCGCCTGGCGTACTGCGCGGCCAAGGCCGGCGTGGTGTCGCTCACCAAATGCCTGGCGGCCGAGTGGGCGCGGCACCGCATCCGCGTCAACGCCATCTGCCCCGGCTACACGCACACCGCCCTCATGGACGACCTGATGGACAAGGGCGTCATCGACGGTGCCGAACTGTGCGGCAAGACCCCCATGAACCGCCTGGGCCGCCCCGAGGAAATGGCCGAGGCCGCGCTCTACCTGGCGTCCGACGCCGCGGCCTTCATCACCGGCCACGCCCTGGTGTCGGACGGCGGCTGGCTGGCCAACGGCTACTAA
- a CDS encoding ABC transporter ATP-binding protein, protein MSALLALKGVHAHYGKSHILHGVDFHVAPGEVVSLLGRNGSGRSTTMKTIMGLVPATGGEILLQGRRISGARSFEICRAGVAFVPEEREVFANLTVDENLRMGEQAARAGRVQWSVEQMFDYFPRLKERRNTKAGSLSGGEQQMLTMCRSLLGNPLVMLIDEPTEGLAPKIVQVVGEAIRDIHGKGVSVVLVEQKLAIALKVSSRVCVMGHGRIVFEGTPHDLTSNPQLMKDWLAV, encoded by the coding sequence ATGAGCGCCCTGTTGGCATTGAAGGGCGTGCACGCCCACTACGGCAAGAGCCACATCCTGCACGGCGTGGACTTCCATGTCGCCCCCGGCGAGGTGGTGAGCCTGCTGGGGCGCAACGGCTCGGGCCGCTCCACCACCATGAAGACCATCATGGGCCTGGTGCCCGCCACCGGCGGCGAGATCCTGCTGCAGGGCCGGCGCATCAGCGGCGCGCGCTCGTTCGAGATCTGCCGCGCCGGCGTGGCCTTCGTGCCCGAGGAGCGCGAGGTGTTCGCCAACCTCACCGTGGACGAGAACCTGCGCATGGGCGAGCAGGCCGCGCGCGCCGGCCGCGTGCAGTGGTCGGTGGAGCAGATGTTCGACTACTTCCCGCGCCTCAAGGAGCGGCGCAACACCAAGGCCGGCAGCCTCTCGGGCGGCGAGCAGCAGATGCTGACCATGTGCCGCTCGCTGCTGGGCAACCCGCTGGTGATGCTCATCGACGAGCCCACCGAGGGCCTGGCGCCCAAGATCGTGCAGGTGGTCGGCGAGGCCATCCGCGACATCCACGGCAAGGGCGTGTCGGTGGTGCTGGTGGAGCAGAAGCTGGCCATCGCGCTCAAGGTGTCGAGCCGCGTGTGCGTCATGGGCCATGGCCGCATCGTCTTCGAGGGCACGCCGCACGACCTCACTTCCAACCCCCAACTCATGAAAGATTGGCTCGCTGTATGA
- a CDS encoding ABC transporter ATP-binding protein — MQPILALSGVRKSFGDAEIIRGVELELRAGERHAVIGPNGAGKSTVFHLISGHYAPTGGCIHFDGHDIQGASPQHINRLGLARSFQITNLFPKLSVYENLRIAVMRRHGVQHTLWRFIAGYAKVREETEQLMELVRLAGRRDASAGELSYSEQRSMEIGMALASDPKVILLDEPMAGMSHEETDYAVELIKTVTRGRSLLIVEHDMDVVFSLCDRISVLVYGQVIATGTPEEIRNNQKVKEAYLGEEAAA, encoded by the coding sequence ATGCAACCCATCCTGGCCTTGAGCGGCGTGCGCAAGTCCTTTGGCGACGCCGAGATCATCCGCGGCGTGGAGCTGGAGCTGCGCGCCGGCGAGCGCCATGCCGTGATCGGCCCCAACGGGGCGGGCAAGTCCACGGTGTTCCACCTGATCTCGGGCCACTACGCGCCCACGGGCGGGTGCATCCATTTCGACGGCCACGACATCCAGGGCGCGAGCCCGCAGCACATCAACCGCCTGGGGCTGGCGCGCTCGTTCCAGATCACCAACCTGTTCCCCAAGCTGTCGGTGTACGAGAACCTGCGCATCGCCGTGATGCGCCGCCACGGCGTGCAGCACACGCTGTGGCGCTTCATCGCCGGCTACGCCAAAGTGCGCGAGGAGACCGAGCAGCTCATGGAGCTGGTGCGCCTGGCCGGGCGGCGCGACGCCAGCGCCGGCGAGCTGTCGTACTCCGAGCAGCGCTCGATGGAGATCGGCATGGCGCTGGCCTCGGACCCCAAGGTGATCCTGCTCGACGAGCCCATGGCCGGCATGTCGCACGAGGAGACCGACTACGCGGTCGAGCTCATCAAGACCGTGACCCGGGGCCGCTCGCTGCTCATCGTGGAGCACGACATGGACGTGGTGTTCTCGCTGTGCGACCGCATCAGCGTGCTGGTGTACGGCCAGGTCATCGCCACCGGCACGCCCGAGGAGATCCGCAACAACCAAAAGGTCAAGGAAGCCTATCTGGGCGAGGAGGCCGCAGCATGA